TTCATAGGGCTGGTAGCACCGGAGCTTTTATCGGCCAAGTCTCCTTACACAGACGATCAGCTGAGACAATTGTTTCAGATGTTTGATAGGCACGGCAATGGATTCATCACAGTAACTGAGCTGGCACACTCCATGGTGAAACTGGATCACGCTCTTACGACAGAGGAGTTGACAGGGATTATCAAGGAGGCTGATACGGATGAGGATGGAAGAATCAATTTCCATGAGTTTTCTCATGCCATTACTTCAGTTGCTTTTGATAGTTCTTGGTCATAGATTGTTAGAGATGACCATTATCCTTGATCCCTCCACCTCCACTAGTCGATTCATTTTCGcaacttcatccatccaacatGGTAAGTGTTAGAGAAACCAGTCCAGA
The nucleotide sequence above comes from Malus sylvestris chromosome 16, drMalSylv7.2, whole genome shotgun sequence. Encoded proteins:
- the LOC126607218 gene encoding probable calcium-binding protein CML11 translates to MSNKQPVKLDYEKIADLREIFRPFDRNNYGSLTQLELGSLLCSLVDALIQKAETNSNGLVKFSEFIGLVAPELLSAKSPYTDDQLRQLFQMFDRHGNGFITVTELAHSMVKLDHALTTEELTGIIKEADTDEDGRINFHEFSHAITSVAFDSSWS